The following are encoded in a window of Arthrobacter woluwensis genomic DNA:
- a CDS encoding VOC family protein: MPALKNCIWLDGTAEEAADFYVSVFPNSARGITTRVLEGSPFPAPFPPGTALTVDFTLDGAAFQTLNGGPMFSPSEGVSFVIITKDQEETDYYWDALTADGGLEQPCGWLKDRFGVSWQVVPAEVDDMTASTDTAASLRAMNALITMTRIDLAAMQAAYRGD; encoded by the coding sequence ATGCCCGCTCTGAAGAACTGCATCTGGCTCGACGGCACCGCCGAGGAGGCCGCGGACTTCTACGTCTCGGTCTTCCCGAATTCCGCCCGTGGCATCACCACCCGCGTGCTGGAGGGCTCACCCTTCCCCGCGCCGTTCCCGCCCGGCACCGCGCTCACGGTGGACTTCACCCTGGACGGCGCGGCCTTCCAGACTCTCAACGGCGGCCCGATGTTCAGCCCGAGCGAAGGGGTCTCCTTCGTCATCATCACGAAGGACCAGGAGGAGACGGACTACTACTGGGACGCCCTCACCGCCGACGGCGGCCTGGAACAGCCGTGCGGCTGGCTCAAGGACCGGTTCGGGGTGTCCTGGCAGGTGGTCCCCGCCGAAGTGGACGACATGACCGCGTCCACGGACACCGCGGCGTCCCTGCGCGCCATGAACGCCCTGATCACGATGACCAGGATCGATCTCGCGGCGATGCAGGCGGCGTACCGCGGAGACTGA
- a CDS encoding glycoside hydrolase family 26 protein — translation MRIITRIVTPAVAVALLASLASCTTPPAAAPAAAPSCAVPPRPLGAGEGVAFGVNLDWGHQQLADYAKNLGHALSVAVSFSGFPFTDTDRKNIEGAADQVREQGGTLLLTLEPHAGLAAASAPAAVKDLAELLRGINTSGVPVIVRFGQEMNGSWYEWGEQPSAYVAAFRKVAEAVRSTPSSATLWAPNYGGGYPFVGGRFQVKKGSKDFAALDTNRDGVVDGKDDPYAPYYPGDASVDWVGMSLYHWGNRYPWGANVVPEPQKFIQQLTGTYKGAGGDDLAVPDFYAEYGARRGKPVAIAETAALVNTSGDTSKALTIKRSWWEQVFSDEVRARFPRLKMINWFEWDKYETEIKAHVDWTATKDPAVREAFASSLPAWLSYGSGHSCR, via the coding sequence ATGCGGATCATCACCCGGATCGTCACTCCCGCCGTGGCCGTGGCACTGCTGGCCTCCCTGGCGTCCTGCACGACACCGCCGGCCGCGGCACCTGCGGCGGCCCCGTCCTGCGCGGTCCCTCCGCGGCCACTCGGGGCCGGGGAGGGCGTGGCGTTCGGGGTGAACCTCGATTGGGGGCATCAGCAGCTCGCCGACTACGCGAAGAACCTGGGGCACGCCCTCTCTGTGGCGGTCTCCTTCTCCGGGTTCCCGTTCACGGACACGGACCGCAAGAACATCGAGGGTGCGGCCGACCAGGTGCGTGAGCAGGGCGGCACCCTCCTGCTCACGCTGGAACCCCACGCGGGGCTCGCCGCCGCTTCGGCCCCGGCCGCCGTCAAAGACCTGGCGGAGCTGCTCCGGGGGATCAACACCTCGGGGGTGCCCGTGATCGTCCGTTTCGGGCAGGAGATGAACGGGTCCTGGTATGAGTGGGGTGAGCAGCCCAGCGCCTACGTGGCGGCGTTTCGGAAGGTCGCCGAGGCGGTGCGTTCGACCCCTTCGAGCGCCACTCTCTGGGCGCCGAACTATGGGGGAGGCTACCCATTCGTGGGAGGCCGCTTCCAGGTGAAGAAGGGATCCAAGGACTTCGCCGCGCTGGACACCAACCGCGACGGCGTCGTCGACGGCAAGGACGACCCCTACGCGCCGTACTATCCGGGCGATGCCTCGGTGGACTGGGTCGGGATGTCCCTGTACCACTGGGGCAACCGCTATCCGTGGGGCGCCAACGTGGTGCCCGAACCGCAGAAGTTCATCCAGCAGCTCACCGGCACGTACAAAGGCGCCGGTGGTGACGACCTCGCCGTGCCGGACTTCTACGCCGAGTACGGGGCCCGGCGCGGCAAGCCCGTGGCCATCGCCGAAACCGCCGCGCTCGTCAACACCAGTGGCGACACGTCCAAGGCGCTCACCATCAAACGGTCCTGGTGGGAGCAGGTGTTCAGCGACGAGGTCCGCGCCCGCTTCCCGCGGCTCAAGATGATCAACTGGTTCGAGTGGGACAAGTACGAAACCGAGATCAAAGCCCATGTCGACTGGACCGCCACCAAGGATCCTGCGGTCCGTGAGGCGTTCGCCTCGTCCCTGCCGGCCTGGCTCAGCTACGGCTCCGGGCACTCCTGCCGCTAG
- a CDS encoding VOC family protein — protein sequence MSSITNCLWFDGQAEEAAEFYVSVFPDSSVTAVSRYGEGAPFPAGTALTVEFQLNGTPYQGLNGGPHYTFNEAISFSISCADQAEVDYYWDKLTADGGSEGQCGWLKDKFGVSWQVVPEALGSIMSRDDAAGVGRAMQAFMGMQKFDIAALEAAYRGE from the coding sequence ATGTCCAGCATCACCAATTGCCTCTGGTTCGACGGCCAGGCGGAGGAAGCCGCCGAGTTCTACGTCTCCGTGTTCCCCGATTCCTCCGTGACCGCGGTGTCCCGCTACGGTGAGGGCGCCCCGTTCCCGGCCGGGACCGCGCTGACCGTCGAGTTCCAGCTCAACGGGACCCCGTACCAGGGCCTGAACGGCGGCCCGCATTACACCTTCAACGAAGCCATCTCCTTCTCCATCAGTTGCGCCGACCAGGCCGAAGTCGACTACTACTGGGACAAGCTCACGGCCGACGGCGGCTCCGAGGGCCAGTGCGGCTGGCTCAAGGACAAGTTCGGCGTCTCCTGGCAGGTGGTGCCGGAGGCGCTCGGCTCGATCATGTCCCGCGACGACGCCGCGGGCGTGGGCCGCGCCATGCAGGCCTTCATGGGGATGCAGAAGTTCGACATCGCGGCGCTCGAAGCCGCCTACCGGGGGGAGTGA